The Pseudocalidococcus azoricus BACA0444 genomic interval CAGGGAATTAACTTTCAACTCTTTCCCCAAGAGCTTGTGGCTGTCATTGGCCCTAATGGGGCGGGAAAGTCAACCCTCGGAAAAACAATTGCGGGACTCTTATCACCCCGGCAAGGCAAAATTACGTTTCAAGGGCAAAACATTACCCAACTGCGGCCGAACCAAATTGTCCAACGGGGAATTGCCTATGTGCCTCAGATTGCCAACGTGTTCCGCTCCTTAACCATAGATGAAAACTTGGAGATGGGGGCATTTTTACGCAGCCAGAATATCAAGAAACTCAAGGAAAAAATTTTTACAGCCTTTCCAAAACTCGCAGAACGGCGCAAACAACGGGCTGGGACTTTATCCGGTGGCGAACGGCAAATGTTGGCCATGGGACGGGCGATGATGATTGATCCCCAGGTGATGATTTTGGATGAGCCTTCGGCTGCCTTATCCCCGCGCTTGGTCAATGATATTTTTGCCAAAATCAAGGAAATTAATGCTCTGGGAACTGCAATTATCTTGATTGAGCAAAACGCCCGCACCGCCTTAGGACTGTCTGACCGGGGGTATGTTTTAGATACTGGTAAAGATAAACTATCGGGGCCTGGGCAGGTTTTATTGAATGACCCGCAGGTGGGCGAACTTTATCTGGGTGGGGGTAAGCTTTCTTAAGTCAATTTTGAGGCTTTAGAGGGGCAAGCGATCAATATCTCTGTTCCGACCAATCACCACCATCACGGCCCCTTTTTTCAGTCGTTGCTCTGGGTCTGGGTTAACGGCCACATTGTTATCACAAATCAAAGCCACAAGATTCAGTCCATAGTGTCGCCGCAGGCCAACCTCCGCTACGGTTTTGTGATCAAATTGTTCCGGGACGCGTACTTCCACAATGCTCTGATCCGGATCTAAATCAAACCGATCTAAAATAGCTGGCCGGGTTAAGCTGTGGGCCAAATTACAGCCGGCTTCATATTCCGGAAAAACCACTAAATCTGCCCCGACCCGCTCCAGCAGCTTCTTATGAACTTCTGAGGAGGCTTTAGCGACAACATGGTGAACTCCGGCTTCCTTGAGATTCAGGGTTGTAATCACACTGGCTTCCAAATGGTTTCCGATGGCGACGACAACCGTTTCAAACTCGATAATGCCCGCTTCCTTCAGGGCCTGGGGATCCGTTGAGTCAATTTCTAAGGCATGATCCACTAACCGCTCTAGCATGACTTGGGCCACTAACCGTTCTTCCCGGTCTGTCCCTAACACTTCGTAACCCAAGTTGTGGAGTGTTTCGCAAACACCTCGGCCAAACCGACCCAGGCCAATGACGGCAAATTGTTGATTGGTTTTCCGCATCCCCCGCAAGAGGCCAAGAGAGGAAAAGTTCACAGTTAATGCTCCTAGAGGTTAATGAAAGGATTACTTCGAGTCTAAGTTTGAGGCCTGGGTGCGACGATTCCGACACCGATCTGAACAATACTTCACTTCATCCCAACAATCAGCCCATTTTTTTCGCCAGGTGAACGGCCGCTGACAAACCAAACAAATTTTCGTCGGCAGGTTTTCTTTGCGGCGTTGCTTAGGCATACCCCATCTGAACCCTGGGAATATAAGGTTGATTGCCAATGCTGTGACTACATTTATTTTCTCTTACTTTTCAGCATTTCTTTAGTCGCTCTCTGCGATTTAGCTCAAAGCTCAAATGTTCAAGCTCGGAGGTAGAATGGATTCAAAAGCCAAATTTGACTTCGGGGATTGATCATGATTTTGGTGGGATTGCAGAGGTGCGTAGAACTGTGACCCGATGATCTTGAGGTTTCAACATTAGTCATCCCTTTAGGCAAAATATTTCTGTCTGATACATAAGTTAGGCTATCTTCTTGGGTTGGATCGTAACCAGTAACGTTATGGGTTACAATCCATGAATGATAGACAGTTTCAAGCATCAAGGACTGGAGCAGTTCTTTGCATCAGGAACCACCCGAGGTATTCAGGCAAAGCATGCCAAGCGAATTCGGATGATTTTAGCCCGTCTCAATGCTGCGACTTCCCCGCAAGACATGAACTTGCCTGGATTAGTGCTTCATGAACTAGCAGGTCAACGCAAAGGAACCTGGGCGGTGAGAGTATCTGGAAACTGGCGAATTACGTTTACCTTTGATGGTGTTGATGCTAGTAATGTTGATCTTGAGGACTACCACTGATGAAAATGCATAATCCACCACATCCTGGTGAGGTGCTGAAAGAACTTTGTCTTGAACCTTTAAATTTGACGGTGACTGATGCTGCTGAAGCTTTGGGTGTAAGCCGAAAAACCCTGTCCGCTATCTTAAATGGGAGGGCAGGCATTAGTCCCGAAATGGCGATTCGATTGGGGAAAGCTTTTGATACATCGCCCGAAAGCTGGCTGAATCAGCAAATGCAGTACGACCTTTGGCAAGCAGAGCAGACCGTTGGTAAGATTGAAGTCAAACGTTTATCACTTGCCTAACAAGGGTTTGCAGCGGTGGCTGAAATTTTTGAACCAGCATTAGAGGGTTGAGTGCGTCCCCTGCAAACCAAGCCGTTGAGCGGCAGATATAATTTTTTCTGCGAAATAAATAACTAACGGACTAGAAGGAAATTATGTCAAACAAAAAAGTAATTGCTGACAAACCAAACAAATTTTCGTCGGCAGGTTTTCTTTGCGGCGTTGCTTAGGCATACCCCATCTGAACCCTGGGAATATAAGGTTGATTGCCAATGCTGTGACTACATTTATTTTCTCTTACTTTTCAGCATTTCTTTAGTCGCTCTCTGCGATTTAGCTCAAAGCTCAAAT includes:
- a CDS encoding DUF2256 domain-containing protein produces the protein MPKQRRKENLPTKICLVCQRPFTWRKKWADCWDEVKYCSDRCRNRRTQASNLDSK
- a CDS encoding type II toxin-antitoxin system RelE/ParE family toxin, which gives rise to MIDSFKHQGLEQFFASGTTRGIQAKHAKRIRMILARLNAATSPQDMNLPGLVLHELAGQRKGTWAVRVSGNWRITFTFDGVDASNVDLEDYH
- a CDS encoding potassium channel family protein, which translates into the protein MNFSSLGLLRGMRKTNQQFAVIGLGRFGRGVCETLHNLGYEVLGTDREERLVAQVMLERLVDHALEIDSTDPQALKEAGIIEFETVVVAIGNHLEASVITTLNLKEAGVHHVVAKASSEVHKKLLERVGADLVVFPEYEAGCNLAHSLTRPAILDRFDLDPDQSIVEVRVPEQFDHKTVAEVGLRRHYGLNLVALICDNNVAVNPDPEQRLKKGAVMVVIGRNRDIDRLPL
- a CDS encoding ABC transporter ATP-binding protein, with the protein product MAEPLLVVESVYAGYVTDLDILQGINFQLFPQELVAVIGPNGAGKSTLGKTIAGLLSPRQGKITFQGQNITQLRPNQIVQRGIAYVPQIANVFRSLTIDENLEMGAFLRSQNIKKLKEKIFTAFPKLAERRKQRAGTLSGGERQMLAMGRAMMIDPQVMILDEPSAALSPRLVNDIFAKIKEINALGTAIILIEQNARTALGLSDRGYVLDTGKDKLSGPGQVLLNDPQVGELYLGGGKLS
- a CDS encoding HigA family addiction module antitoxin, which gives rise to MKMHNPPHPGEVLKELCLEPLNLTVTDAAEALGVSRKTLSAILNGRAGISPEMAIRLGKAFDTSPESWLNQQMQYDLWQAEQTVGKIEVKRLSLA